A DNA window from Vigna unguiculata cultivar IT97K-499-35 chromosome 10, ASM411807v1, whole genome shotgun sequence contains the following coding sequences:
- the LOC114166520 gene encoding LIM domain-containing protein PLIM2b-like isoform X1, with the protein MSFTGTLDKCKACDKTVYVVDLLTLEGTPYHKNCFKCSHCKGCLTMCTYSSMDGVLYCKTHFEQLFKESGNFSKNFTKSADKQTDIQNRAPSKLSSMFSGTLDKCAVCSKTVYPLEKVTLEGECFHKTCFRCAHGGCTLTHSNYAALDGVLYCRVHFQQLFMEKGNYSHVLQAAAHKRTGSSTPPEPLFEESSHPPAASEEPEVVEDEEKSDEKSEGKSEEKSEEKREEKEEDEEERS; encoded by the exons ATGTCTTTCACTGGAACTCTTGACAAATGCAAGGCATGCGACAAGACTGTCTATGTGGTTGACTTGTTAACCCTTGAAGGCACTCCTTATCATAAGAACTGCTTCAAATGCAGCCACTGCAAGGGATGTCTCACG ATGTGCACATACTCTTCAATGGATGGAGTTCTCTACTGCAAGACGCATTTTGAACAACTCTTCAAGGAATCTGGCAATTTCAGCAAGAACTTCA CAAAGTCTGCTGACAAACAAACCGACATA CAGAACAGAGCCCCCAGCAAGCTATCTTCCATGTTCAGTGGAACTCTGGACAAATGTGCAGTATGCTCAAAAACAGTTTATCCTCTTGAAAAG GTGACACTAGAAGGGGAATGCTTCCACAAGACTTGTTTCAGGTGTGCTCATGGAGGGTGCACTCTGACACATTCAAACTATGCTGCCCTTGATGGTGTCCTCTACTGCAGAGTCCACTTCCAACAACTGTTCATGGAGAAAGGGAACTACAGCCATGTGCTCCAAGCTGCTGCACACAAGAGAACCGGTTCTTCTACACCTCCTGAGCCTCTATTTGAGGAGTCATCACATCCACCAGCAGCATCTGAGGAACCTGAAGTAgtggaagatgaagaaaaaagtGACGAAAAGAGTGAaggaaaaagtgaagaaaaaagtgaagaaaaaagggaagaaaaagaagaagatgaagaagaaaggtCTTGA
- the LOC114166520 gene encoding LIM domain-containing protein PLIM2b-like isoform X2: MSFTGTLDKCKACDKTVYVVDLLTLEGTPYHKNCFKCSHCKGCLTMCTYSSMDGVLYCKTHFEQLFKESGNFSKNFTKSADKQTDINRAPSKLSSMFSGTLDKCAVCSKTVYPLEKVTLEGECFHKTCFRCAHGGCTLTHSNYAALDGVLYCRVHFQQLFMEKGNYSHVLQAAAHKRTGSSTPPEPLFEESSHPPAASEEPEVVEDEEKSDEKSEGKSEEKSEEKREEKEEDEEERS, from the exons ATGTCTTTCACTGGAACTCTTGACAAATGCAAGGCATGCGACAAGACTGTCTATGTGGTTGACTTGTTAACCCTTGAAGGCACTCCTTATCATAAGAACTGCTTCAAATGCAGCCACTGCAAGGGATGTCTCACG ATGTGCACATACTCTTCAATGGATGGAGTTCTCTACTGCAAGACGCATTTTGAACAACTCTTCAAGGAATCTGGCAATTTCAGCAAGAACTTCA CAAAGTCTGCTGACAAACAAACCGACATA AACAGAGCCCCCAGCAAGCTATCTTCCATGTTCAGTGGAACTCTGGACAAATGTGCAGTATGCTCAAAAACAGTTTATCCTCTTGAAAAG GTGACACTAGAAGGGGAATGCTTCCACAAGACTTGTTTCAGGTGTGCTCATGGAGGGTGCACTCTGACACATTCAAACTATGCTGCCCTTGATGGTGTCCTCTACTGCAGAGTCCACTTCCAACAACTGTTCATGGAGAAAGGGAACTACAGCCATGTGCTCCAAGCTGCTGCACACAAGAGAACCGGTTCTTCTACACCTCCTGAGCCTCTATTTGAGGAGTCATCACATCCACCAGCAGCATCTGAGGAACCTGAAGTAgtggaagatgaagaaaaaagtGACGAAAAGAGTGAaggaaaaagtgaagaaaaaagtgaagaaaaaagggaagaaaaagaagaagatgaagaagaaaggtCTTGA
- the LOC114167190 gene encoding uncharacterized protein LOC114167190 isoform X2 yields MEPQDEEEIHNCLIKLRSNPQRRRDKVYIGCGAGFGGDRPSAALKLLQRVQELNYLVLECLAERTLVDRYQIMMSGGDGYDSQISYWMRVLLPLALERGTCIITNMGAMDPLGAQHKVLEIADSLGLSVSVAVAHEVSVTNIGSGFSPAKSYFMDGGISTYLGAAPIVRCLEKYHPNVIITSRIADAALFLAPMVYELGWNWDELDHLAQGSLAGHLLECGCQLTGGYFMHPGDQYRDMSFQQLLDLSLPFAEICFDGQVSVAKAEGSGGVLNFSTCAEQLLYEVGDPEAYVTPDVVINFQDVSFSTLSSSRVLCLGAKPSTVSVPDKLLQLVPQDCGWKGWGEISYGGYECVKRAEAAEYLVRSWMEEIYPGLNHRILSYIIGFDSLKATSSNGNERSQRTSEDIRLRMDGLFEQKEQALQFTREFIALYTNGPAGGGGISTGYKTENLLEKHLVKREEVFWRTGVKRNTVSESNKVVNPEHNLRHTLTVEAKLQTEIDKSSSEFAFLGSSCSHSPAPSGQKIPLYKVAHSRAGDKGNDINFSLIPHFPPDYKRLKQIITSQWVKSVVSHLLDLSLSSDQDARNQTDKRINENVTVEIYEVKGIQSLNIVVRNILDGGVNCSRRIDRHGKTISDLILCQQVVLPP; encoded by the exons ATGGAACCCCAGGATGAAGAAGAGATCCATAACTGTTTAATCAAGCTG AGAAGTAATCCTCAAAGGCGAAGGGATAAGGTTTACATTGGCTGTGGAGCAGGGTTTGGTGGTGACAGGCCTTCGGCTGCTCTTAAGCTGCTTCAAAGAGTTCAAGAACTAAACTATCTGGTTCTGGAATGCCTGGCTGAACGGACTCTAGTTGATCGTTATCAAATCATGATGTCTGGTGGTGATGGTTACGATTCTCAGA TTTCTTACTGGATGCGTGTGCTGCTGCCTCTGGCTTTGGAAAGAGGAACTTGCATAATTACCAATATGGGTGCAA TGGATCCTCTGGGTGCTCAACACAAGGTCTTAGAAATTGCTGACAGCTTGGGTCTCAGTGTTTCCGTTGCTGTGGCTCATGAGGTGTCTGTCACTAATATAG GTTCAGGATTTTCACCAGCAAAATCATATTTCATGGATGGA GGTATCAGCACATACTTGGGAGCTGCTCCCATTGTTCGTTGCCTTGAAAAGTACCATCCAAATGTAATAATTACTTCAAGAATTGCAGATGCTGCTTTATTTCTAGCGCCTATG GTTTATGAACTAGGATGGAACTGGGATGAATTAGATCATCTAGCTCAAGGTTCTCTGGCTGGCCATCTTCTAGAATGTGGTTGCCAACTCACAGGAGGATATTTCATGCATCCAG GAGACCAGTACCGAGATATGTCCTTCCAGCAACTACTGGATTTATCACTTCCATTTGCTGAAATCTGTTTTGATGGCCAAGTATCTGTAGCAAAGGCCGAAGGCAGTGGGGGAGTTTTAAATTTCAGTACATGTGCTGAACAATTATTGTATGAGGTTGGAGACCCCGAGGCTTATGTAACCCCTGATGTG GTGATTAATTTTCAGGATGTTTCTTTCAGTACATTATCAAGCTCTAGAGTTCTCTGTCTTGGGGCGAAACCATCTACTGTATCAGTTCCAGATAAACTTTTGCAGCTGGTTCCCCAG GATTGTGGATGGAAAGGATGGGGAGAGATATCTTATGGAGGCTATGAATGTGTTAAACGTGCTGAAGCAGCAGAATATCTG GTTAGATCATGGATGGAAGAAATATATCCTGGTCTTAATCACCGTATACTTTCTTATATAATTGGGTTTGATAGTCTTAAAGCTACCAGCAGCAATGGAAATGAGCGGTCACAAAGAACCAGTGAAGATATCAGGCTACGCATGGATGGCCTTTTTGAGCAGAAGGAACAAGCCCTCCAATTTACCAGAGAATTTATAGCATTGTATACAAATGGACCAGCTGGTGGCGGTGGTATCAG TACTGGATATAAGACGGAGAATCTTCTAGAAAAACATTTG GTTAAGCGTGAAGAAGTTTTCTGGCGAACTGGGGTAAAGAGGAACACAGTGAGTGAGTCAAATAAAGTGGTTAATCCTGAACACAATCTGAGGCACACATTGACAGTGGAAGCAAAACTACAAACTGAAATTGACAAATCCTCTTCAGAATTTGCTTTCCTTGGTAGTAGTTGCTCACATTCACCTGCTCCATCTGGCCAAAAGATTCCACTTTACAAGGTAGCACATAGCAGAGCTGGAGATAAAGGAAATGACATAAATTTTTCCCTCATCCCACATTTTCCTCCTGATTATAAGAGGTTGAAACAAATTATTACATCTCAGTGGGTAAAATCAGTGGTCTCCCATCTTCTGGATTTGTCTCTTTCTTCTGATCAAGATGCAAGAAATCAAACAGACAAGAGAATCAATGAAAATGTTACAGTGGAGATATATGAAGTCAAAGGAATCCAGTCATTGAACATTGTTGTCAGGAACATCCTGGATGGTGGTGTCAACTGTTCTCGGAGAATTGATAGGCATGGAAAGACCATTTCAGATCTCATACTGTGTCAACAAGTTGTGCTACCTCCTTGA
- the LOC114167190 gene encoding uncharacterized protein LOC114167190 isoform X1, producing MLAESGVQEDLEVMEPQDEEEIHNCLIKLRSNPQRRRDKVYIGCGAGFGGDRPSAALKLLQRVQELNYLVLECLAERTLVDRYQIMMSGGDGYDSQISYWMRVLLPLALERGTCIITNMGAMDPLGAQHKVLEIADSLGLSVSVAVAHEVSVTNIGSGFSPAKSYFMDGGISTYLGAAPIVRCLEKYHPNVIITSRIADAALFLAPMVYELGWNWDELDHLAQGSLAGHLLECGCQLTGGYFMHPGDQYRDMSFQQLLDLSLPFAEICFDGQVSVAKAEGSGGVLNFSTCAEQLLYEVGDPEAYVTPDVVINFQDVSFSTLSSSRVLCLGAKPSTVSVPDKLLQLVPQDCGWKGWGEISYGGYECVKRAEAAEYLVRSWMEEIYPGLNHRILSYIIGFDSLKATSSNGNERSQRTSEDIRLRMDGLFEQKEQALQFTREFIALYTNGPAGGGGISTGYKTENLLEKHLVKREEVFWRTGVKRNTVSESNKVVNPEHNLRHTLTVEAKLQTEIDKSSSEFAFLGSSCSHSPAPSGQKIPLYKVAHSRAGDKGNDINFSLIPHFPPDYKRLKQIITSQWVKSVVSHLLDLSLSSDQDARNQTDKRINENVTVEIYEVKGIQSLNIVVRNILDGGVNCSRRIDRHGKTISDLILCQQVVLPP from the exons ATG CTAGCAGAATCAGGGGTGCAAGAGGACCTTGAAGTGATGGAACCCCAGGATGAAGAAGAGATCCATAACTGTTTAATCAAGCTG AGAAGTAATCCTCAAAGGCGAAGGGATAAGGTTTACATTGGCTGTGGAGCAGGGTTTGGTGGTGACAGGCCTTCGGCTGCTCTTAAGCTGCTTCAAAGAGTTCAAGAACTAAACTATCTGGTTCTGGAATGCCTGGCTGAACGGACTCTAGTTGATCGTTATCAAATCATGATGTCTGGTGGTGATGGTTACGATTCTCAGA TTTCTTACTGGATGCGTGTGCTGCTGCCTCTGGCTTTGGAAAGAGGAACTTGCATAATTACCAATATGGGTGCAA TGGATCCTCTGGGTGCTCAACACAAGGTCTTAGAAATTGCTGACAGCTTGGGTCTCAGTGTTTCCGTTGCTGTGGCTCATGAGGTGTCTGTCACTAATATAG GTTCAGGATTTTCACCAGCAAAATCATATTTCATGGATGGA GGTATCAGCACATACTTGGGAGCTGCTCCCATTGTTCGTTGCCTTGAAAAGTACCATCCAAATGTAATAATTACTTCAAGAATTGCAGATGCTGCTTTATTTCTAGCGCCTATG GTTTATGAACTAGGATGGAACTGGGATGAATTAGATCATCTAGCTCAAGGTTCTCTGGCTGGCCATCTTCTAGAATGTGGTTGCCAACTCACAGGAGGATATTTCATGCATCCAG GAGACCAGTACCGAGATATGTCCTTCCAGCAACTACTGGATTTATCACTTCCATTTGCTGAAATCTGTTTTGATGGCCAAGTATCTGTAGCAAAGGCCGAAGGCAGTGGGGGAGTTTTAAATTTCAGTACATGTGCTGAACAATTATTGTATGAGGTTGGAGACCCCGAGGCTTATGTAACCCCTGATGTG GTGATTAATTTTCAGGATGTTTCTTTCAGTACATTATCAAGCTCTAGAGTTCTCTGTCTTGGGGCGAAACCATCTACTGTATCAGTTCCAGATAAACTTTTGCAGCTGGTTCCCCAG GATTGTGGATGGAAAGGATGGGGAGAGATATCTTATGGAGGCTATGAATGTGTTAAACGTGCTGAAGCAGCAGAATATCTG GTTAGATCATGGATGGAAGAAATATATCCTGGTCTTAATCACCGTATACTTTCTTATATAATTGGGTTTGATAGTCTTAAAGCTACCAGCAGCAATGGAAATGAGCGGTCACAAAGAACCAGTGAAGATATCAGGCTACGCATGGATGGCCTTTTTGAGCAGAAGGAACAAGCCCTCCAATTTACCAGAGAATTTATAGCATTGTATACAAATGGACCAGCTGGTGGCGGTGGTATCAG TACTGGATATAAGACGGAGAATCTTCTAGAAAAACATTTG GTTAAGCGTGAAGAAGTTTTCTGGCGAACTGGGGTAAAGAGGAACACAGTGAGTGAGTCAAATAAAGTGGTTAATCCTGAACACAATCTGAGGCACACATTGACAGTGGAAGCAAAACTACAAACTGAAATTGACAAATCCTCTTCAGAATTTGCTTTCCTTGGTAGTAGTTGCTCACATTCACCTGCTCCATCTGGCCAAAAGATTCCACTTTACAAGGTAGCACATAGCAGAGCTGGAGATAAAGGAAATGACATAAATTTTTCCCTCATCCCACATTTTCCTCCTGATTATAAGAGGTTGAAACAAATTATTACATCTCAGTGGGTAAAATCAGTGGTCTCCCATCTTCTGGATTTGTCTCTTTCTTCTGATCAAGATGCAAGAAATCAAACAGACAAGAGAATCAATGAAAATGTTACAGTGGAGATATATGAAGTCAAAGGAATCCAGTCATTGAACATTGTTGTCAGGAACATCCTGGATGGTGGTGTCAACTGTTCTCGGAGAATTGATAGGCATGGAAAGACCATTTCAGATCTCATACTGTGTCAACAAGTTGTGCTACCTCCTTGA
- the LOC114166088 gene encoding protein O-glucosyltransferase 1-like, whose amino-acid sequence MEKDNEAYLKLFWGRSSNQKMSLLSKKGKSRTMVFVMVFFAATFLAFTVWNITSTFSPGASILMKKKPSPVPIPKVQEQEFPLRCTPPHVPQECPRDYPRSHKPTGPARTCPSYFKWIHEDLKAWRERGITREMVEGARRTAHMRVVIVDGRVYVEKYKKSIQTRDAFTLWGIMQLLRVYPGKIPDLELLFDCDDRPVIPKGRFEGPNAATPPLFRYCSDQWSFDIVFPDWSFWGWAEINIKPWKYVLEDIKNGNKKTKWKERVPYAYWKGNPNVTPTRKNLMTCNLTDKDDWNTRLYIQDWDQESQQGFKQSNLGDQCTHRYKIYVEGWAWSVSEKYILACDSTNLYVRSRFHDFFIRGMVPLEHYWPIRDNTKCSSLKFAVEWGNNHTDKAQAMGEAASKFIHEDMDMDHVYDYMFHLLNEYAKLLKFKPVIPPKAVEYCPETMACALNGTERRFMEDSMVKFPSHSNPCTIPPPYDATSLQQFLDRKANSTRQVEIWEDEYWESKKKVQ is encoded by the exons ATGGAGAAGGACAACGAGGCATATCTGAAACTCTTCTGGGGGCGTTCGAGTAATCAGAAAATGAGTTTGTTGTCGAAGAAGGGGAAATCCAGAACAATGGTGTTTGTCATGGTTTTCTTTGCAGCCACTTTCCTTGCTTTCACTGTCTGGAACATTACT tcGACATTTTCTCCAGGTGCTTCCATTCTAATGAAGAAGAAACCCTCCCCCGTGCCAATACCGAAAGTCCAAGAACAAGAGTTCCCACTTAGGTGCACCCCACCACACGTGCCACAAGAGTGCCCTAGAGACTACCCTAGGTCGCATAAGCCCACGGGCCCAGCCCGCACGTGCCCCTCGTACTTCAAATGGATCCACGAGGACCTGAAGGCATGGAGAGAGAGAGGGATCACGAGGGAAATGGTGGAGGGGGCAAGGCGAACGGCACACATGAGGGTAGTGATCGTGGACGGGAGGGTGTACGTGGAGAAGTATAAGAAGTCGATCCAGACCAGAGATGCGTTCACTTTGTGGGGCATCATGCAACTGCTGAGGGTGTATCCCGGTAAAATTCCTGATCTGGAGCTCTTGTTTGATTGTGATGATAGGCCCGTTATACCGAAGGGAAGGTTTGAAGGCCCAAATGCTGCTACTCCACCGTTGTTTCGCTATTGCTCGGACCAGTGGAGCTTTGATATCGTCTTCCCTGATTGGTCCTTTTGGGGATG GGCTGAGATAAACATAAAGCCATGGAAATATGTGCTAGAAGATATAAAAAATGGGAACAAGAAAACCAAGTGGAAAGAAAGAGTGCCATATGCGTATTGGAAGGGTAACCCTAATGTGACTCCAACTAGGAAAAACCTTATGACATGCAATCTCACAGACAAAGATGACTGGAACACTCGCCTATACATACAG GACTGGGATCAAGAATCCCAACAAGGGTTCAAACAATCCAACTTAGGGGACCAATGCACACATAG GTATAAAATTTATGTAGAAGGTTGGGCTTGGTCTGTGAGTGAAAAGTATATTTTGGCATGCGATTCTACAAACTTGTATGTTAGGTCTCGCTTCCATGATTTTTTTATCCGAGGCATGGTGCCATTGGAGCACTATTGGCCCATTAGAGACAACACCAAGTGCTCTTCTCTTAAGTTTGCCGTCGAATGGGGCAACAATCACACCGACAAG GCACAGGCAATGGGGGAGGCTGCAAGCAAATTCATTCATGAGGACATGGACATGGATCATGTGTATGATTACATGTTTCATCTGCTAAATGAATATGCAAAGCTCCTGAAGTTCAAACCAGTTATACCTCCAAAAGCTGTGGAGTATTGTCCTGAAACAATGGCATGTGCTTTAAATGGTACAGAGAGAAGGTTCATGGAAGATTCAATGGTGAAGTTTCCTAGTCATTCAAATCCATGCACTATTCCTCCTCCATATGATGCTACAAGCCTACAACAATTTCTAGACAGAAAAGCTAATTCAACAAGACAGGTAGAAATTTGGGAAGATGAATATTGGGAGAGTAAAAAGAAGGTACAATAG